The genomic segment TCACGAAAAGTGCGGAATCTTTGCTGCTCTTAGCGAACCGCGTCCCTTACTGTCGCTTTGCTTCTTCCCACCAGCGGTCCATTTCTGTTAAATCAGTCTGGTCAAATGTTTTGTTGTTTATACGAAGCTGTTCTTCAATATAGGCAAAACGAGACTTGAATTTCCGGTTAGTCATCGTCAAAGCTTCCTCTGGATCCGCATGGATGAATCTCGCAGCATTGACGACGGCGAACAGCAAATCGCCTAGCTCGCCCGCCTGCTCCAGCTCGTCCTTCGAGGCAATCGCTTCACGAAGCTCGGAGAGCTCCTCCTGGATTTTATCGAGTACCGGCCCAAGATCATCCCAGTCAAAGCCGACCTTCGCCGCTTTCTTCTGCAGCTTGTACGCCTTCATCAGCGCCGGAAGGTCCTGCGGAATGCCATCCAGCTGCGACGGACGGCTGGCAGCTGTGCCATTGCGCTCCTTCTCCTCGGCCTTCATCTGCTCCCAATTGCCAAGCGCCTCATTGGCATCCGATGCGCTGCTGGCGCCAAATACATGCGGATGACGGAACAGCAGCTTCTCGTTCAGCGTCTCAATGACATCATAGACGGTAAACGCGCCCGTCTCCTCCTCCATCTGGCTATGCAGCATCACCTGCAAAATCACATCGCCGAACTCCTCGCGCATTCCGTCCGGATCATCATTATCTATCGCTTCAAGCGCCTCGTAAAGCTCTTCGATGAAGTTTTTGCGGATAGACGAGTGCGTCTGCTCCCGATCCCATGGGCAGCCTTCAGGGCTGCGCAAAATGGCCACAATCTCATGAAGCCGATCAAAAGAGCGGTTCAGCACCGCGTCCTCCGTCGTACGCGGCACATACAGCAGCGATAGATTGCCAAAGCCTTGTGTACGATCAAGCTCATAGAGCGGCACGCGAATAATCTGCTCCTCGCCGGCAACGCCGAGTGCATGCCCGATGACAACCTCGAAGTCGTCGGGATAACGCTCCATTAAAGCCAGCTTCACATCGGATGCGGTAAACGCATCGTAAATTTGCCCAATAATCGTATGTACGCGCGGTTGAAGCATGGCGGGCTGAAGCTCTGCGGCATCCAGCAGCGCAAAACCTTCAATTGGATCAATGCCGAGCCGGATAAAGGCTTGATCCAAGAAGCTCTCGCCGCCGATAATGTCGAGCTGCACGCCCGCAGCTGCACAGCGCTCGCGAAGCAGCTGCACCGTGCGCTCTGCGACCATCGGGTGCCCCGGTACGGCGTATACGAGCGCCCCTTGCAGCGATTGAGCCTCCAGCAGCAGCGTGGCCGCTATCGCCTCATATACCTCCGGAAACGTATCATGCTGCTCGTACACGGAATCAAACGAGGTATACGCCAGCTCATGCTCCTTGAGCAGCGATATCGCCGGATGCTGCTCCGTCCTGACATAGACGCGCGCCGCCTGCTGAAGTCTGCGCCATACGCCAAGCGTCATTTGATCGGCATCGCCAGAACCGAGTCCAACAACCGTAATATGCGGTTTACTCATTATTCTCTCACTCTCCTACAATTGGCTTGTCCCATTAGTATACTAAAGATGACGCCGCTACTACAAAAAAGCGGACAAGCACATTTTAATCAATTCCCTTTTATGGAAAATTGAGGTATTATTTAATCGAAGGGTTCGATGCCGTTCGATACACCCTCTATAACCAGAAAGGTGGAGAATTAATTTGAAGAAATCC from the Paenibacillus sp. BIHB 4019 genome contains:
- the mazG gene encoding nucleoside triphosphate pyrophosphohydrolase, with the translated sequence MSKPHITVVGLGSGDADQMTLGVWRRLQQAARVYVRTEQHPAISLLKEHELAYTSFDSVYEQHDTFPEVYEAIAATLLLEAQSLQGALVYAVPGHPMVAERTVQLLRERCAAAGVQLDIIGGESFLDQAFIRLGIDPIEGFALLDAAELQPAMLQPRVHTIIGQIYDAFTASDVKLALMERYPDDFEVVIGHALGVAGEEQIIRVPLYELDRTQGFGNLSLLYVPRTTEDAVLNRSFDRLHEIVAILRSPEGCPWDREQTHSSIRKNFIEELYEALEAIDNDDPDGMREEFGDVILQVMLHSQMEEETGAFTVYDVIETLNEKLLFRHPHVFGASSASDANEALGNWEQMKAEEKERNGTAASRPSQLDGIPQDLPALMKAYKLQKKAAKVGFDWDDLGPVLDKIQEELSELREAIASKDELEQAGELGDLLFAVVNAARFIHADPEEALTMTNRKFKSRFAYIEEQLRINNKTFDQTDLTEMDRWWEEAKRQ